One window of Helicobacter winghamensis ATCC BAA-430 genomic DNA carries:
- the cmoB gene encoding tRNA 5-methoxyuridine(34)/uridine 5-oxyacetic acid(34) synthase CmoB gives MQTLEQVRIARNRVLSFKHILPLQEKLELLNTIPKSELSDVKIFYKDSICIEIPHISVQSFNLVCEVARALIPWRKGPFKINDLEILSEWDSAIKYNLLESHLDLKDKIIGDIGCNNGYYMFRMLAQNPKQILGFDPMPLCFLQYKFLQFFAKEARLNFELLGIEELGFFTNSFDIMLCLGVLYHRKSPLDSIKLVFNSLKKGGEAVFDSLIIDGEGEIALCPKERYAKMPNVYFIPTLNTFRNWLESCGFKEVLHIATLKTAFDEQRKTEWSNGESLEDFLDSTGERTIEGYPAPKRAYLKAKKV, from the coding sequence ATGCAGACTTTAGAGCAAGTAAGGATTGCACGCAATCGCGTATTGAGTTTCAAGCACATTTTGCCCTTACAAGAGAAGTTAGAATTACTAAATACTATTCCAAAGTCAGAATTATCAGATGTTAAGATTTTTTATAAAGATAGCATTTGTATTGAGATTCCACATATTAGCGTGCAATCTTTTAATTTAGTTTGTGAAGTGGCTAGAGCATTGATTCCTTGGCGCAAAGGTCCTTTTAAAATAAATGATTTAGAAATTCTTAGTGAGTGGGATAGTGCGATAAAGTATAATTTGCTAGAGTCTCACTTGGATTTAAAAGACAAAATTATCGGCGATATAGGCTGTAACAATGGTTATTATATGTTTAGAATGCTAGCGCAAAACCCTAAGCAAATTTTAGGTTTTGATCCTATGCCTTTATGTTTTTTGCAATACAAGTTTTTGCAGTTTTTTGCTAAGGAAGCGCGTTTAAACTTTGAGCTTTTAGGGATTGAAGAGTTAGGATTTTTTACAAATTCCTTTGATATAATGCTTTGTCTTGGTGTGTTATACCACAGAAAAAGCCCACTAGATTCCATAAAGTTGGTGTTTAATTCTCTTAAAAAAGGCGGTGAAGCGGTGTTTGATAGCTTAATTATTGATGGGGAAGGAGAAATTGCTCTTTGTCCAAAAGAGCGTTATGCAAAAATGCCAAATGTTTATTTTATTCCGACACTAAACACTTTTAGAAATTGGTTAGAATCTTGTGGATTTAAGGAAGTTCTGCATATTGCAACTCTAAAAACTGCTTTTGATGAGCAAAGGAAAACAGAATGGAGTAACGGAGAATCCCTAGAAGATTTTTTAGATTCCACAGGAGAGAGAACCATTGAAGGTTATCCTGCCCCTAAAAGAGCGTATTTAAAGGCTAAAAAAGTTTAG
- the argB gene encoding acetylglutamate kinase codes for MHNHSKIVSILLDSLPYIRFFRGSKIVIKYGGAAQINPELKEQFAIDIVMLYMLGIKPIIIHGGGKRINELLDALKIQSEFVNGLRVTSIDALKIVEMVLSGEINKEITAFLNFHGVNALGISGKDASLFQAIPKDSGKYGYTGEIIQTNGKVINNLLEQNLVPVIAPIACGDEAGHPGFNINADSAASAIAIATGAKRAIFLTDTKGVLDKNGEIIESLNISQTQELYANGTINGGMIPKVEACLDCVKNGVEKAHIIDGRIPHSLLLELFTSAGIGTEFMAE; via the coding sequence ATGCATAACCATTCTAAAATCGTTTCAATCCTTTTAGATTCTCTTCCCTATATCCGTTTTTTTCGCGGTTCTAAAATCGTGATTAAATACGGCGGTGCGGCGCAAATTAACCCTGAGTTAAAGGAGCAATTTGCCATTGATATTGTAATGCTTTATATGCTAGGGATTAAGCCAATCATCATTCACGGCGGCGGCAAGCGCATTAATGAACTCCTTGATGCGTTAAAAATTCAAAGTGAGTTTGTCAATGGACTGCGTGTAACAAGTATTGACGCGCTAAAAATCGTTGAAATGGTATTAAGTGGCGAAATTAATAAAGAAATCACAGCCTTTTTAAACTTTCACGGCGTTAATGCCCTAGGTATTAGCGGCAAAGACGCTTCGTTGTTTCAAGCAATCCCAAAAGATAGTGGCAAATACGGCTACACTGGTGAGATTATCCAAACAAATGGTAAAGTTATCAATAATCTTTTAGAACAAAATCTAGTGCCTGTTATCGCACCTATTGCTTGTGGTGATGAGGCAGGACACCCCGGATTTAACATAAATGCAGACTCTGCTGCAAGTGCCATTGCAATCGCAACAGGCGCAAAAAGGGCGATTTTCCTAACAGACACTAAGGGCGTGCTAGATAAAAATGGGGAGATTATAGAATCGCTAAATATCTCCCAAACACAAGAACTTTATGCAAATGGAACAATTAATGGTGGTATGATTCCAAAGGTTGAAGCGTGCTTAGATTGTGTTAAAAATGGAGTAGAAAAGGCGCATATTATTGATGGTAGGATTCCACATTCCTTGCTTTTAGAGCTTTTTACAAGTGCGGGGATTGGCACAGAATTTATGGCAGAATAG
- the plsY gene encoding glycerol-3-phosphate 1-O-acyltransferase PlsY, whose amino-acid sequence MYILGGIIDFFTSLNGIFYTLAYLVGGIPFGLLYGKLLGGVDIREVGSGSIGATNVLRALKQSNPKLAKKVAILTMLSDALKGMVVIAIAKLAGLDYEAQWMLAFLAVLGHCFSPFLKFEGGKGVATTVGVIAVFLPIEAILGLIVWFLVGKFLKISSLASLLGLLIGISSSFIIHPEVPYISTHTPLILISIIVIYKHIPNIVRLIQNKEQKII is encoded by the coding sequence ATGTATATTTTAGGTGGAATTATTGACTTTTTTACAAGTTTAAATGGAATCTTCTATACCCTTGCTTATTTAGTAGGTGGAATCCCTTTTGGGCTATTATATGGGAAGCTCTTAGGTGGTGTAGATATTAGAGAAGTAGGCAGTGGAAGTATAGGAGCTACAAATGTTTTGCGCGCATTAAAACAAAGCAATCCAAAGCTTGCTAAAAAAGTTGCAATTCTTACAATGCTAAGCGATGCATTAAAAGGTATGGTGGTTATTGCCATTGCAAAACTTGCAGGTTTAGACTATGAAGCACAATGGATGCTTGCATTTTTAGCTGTCCTTGGGCATTGCTTTAGCCCATTTCTAAAGTTTGAAGGGGGTAAAGGTGTGGCAACAACGGTTGGTGTGATTGCTGTATTTTTACCAATTGAAGCAATTTTAGGATTAATTGTTTGGTTTTTAGTAGGGAAGTTTTTAAAAATCTCTTCCCTTGCTTCTTTGTTGGGATTGCTTATTGGAATTAGTTCAAGCTTTATCATTCACCCAGAGGTTCCATATATTAGCACACATACGCCTTTGATTTTAATTTCTATAATTGTGATTTACAAGCATATTCCAAATATTGTGCGTTTAATTCAAAATAAAGAGCAAAAAATTATTTAA
- a CDS encoding D-2-hydroxyacid dehydrogenase: protein MQEKNLRIVFLDALTLGQNSLKEQLIAINPHFNYKEYPITMPNEVLERCLGAEIILTNKVVLDRTLLTALKDTLKLVCITATGMNNIDLEAASEFGIVVKNVAGYSTQSVAQHTLMLVLALSGKLSFYDSYCKSGEYARNPLFTNLVYPLRLIAGKKWGIIGLGSIGERVAELASAFGAEVSYYSTSGKNNSAKYPKNNLESLLKESQIISIHAPLNSNTQNLLNASNLGLLQNSAILINVGRGGIVNEEDLAKELKKREIYAGFDVFAKEPMEQNHPLLDKEFSNKLVLTPHNAWGYEESKEILIDGILKNIVEFMHS, encoded by the coding sequence ATGCAAGAAAAAAATTTAAGAATCGTATTTTTAGATGCTTTAACGCTAGGACAAAACTCTTTAAAAGAGCAATTAATAGCAATTAATCCACATTTTAACTACAAAGAATATCCTATAACAATGCCAAATGAAGTGTTAGAACGATGTTTAGGAGCAGAGATTATTCTAACAAACAAAGTTGTATTAGATCGCACACTTTTAACAGCGTTAAAAGATACATTAAAACTTGTATGTATCACAGCAACAGGAATGAATAATATAGACTTAGAGGCTGCTAGTGAGTTTGGAATCGTAGTTAAAAATGTAGCAGGATATTCCACACAAAGCGTGGCGCAACACACGCTAATGCTAGTCTTAGCCTTAAGTGGCAAGTTATCTTTTTATGATTCTTATTGTAAAAGTGGAGAATATGCAAGAAATCCTTTATTTACAAATCTTGTGTATCCTTTGCGATTAATTGCAGGAAAAAAATGGGGAATCATCGGCTTAGGAAGTATAGGGGAGCGTGTAGCAGAGCTTGCAAGTGCATTTGGGGCAGAAGTTAGTTATTATTCTACAAGTGGTAAAAATAACAGCGCGAAATATCCTAAAAATAATTTGGAATCGCTTTTAAAGGAGTCGCAAATTATCTCTATCCACGCTCCACTAAATTCTAACACGCAAAATTTATTAAACGCTAGCAATTTAGGGCTTTTACAAAATAGTGCGATTTTGATTAATGTTGGTAGAGGTGGAATCGTAAATGAAGAAGATTTAGCAAAAGAGCTAAAAAAACGCGAAATTTACGCAGGCTTTGATGTATTCGCTAAAGAGCCTATGGAGCAAAATCACCCCTTGCTTGATAAAGAGTTTTCAAACAAACTTGTGCTAACACCGCATAATGCGTGGGGTTATGAAGAAAGTAAAGAGATTTTAATAGATGGAATTTTAAAAAATATTGTGGAGTTTATGCACTCTTAA
- a CDS encoding anaerobic C4-dicarboxylate transporter, which yields MDFLVNLSEGWQFTIQLIVVLICLFYGAKKGGIALGLLGGIGLLVLAFGFNVAPGKPAVSVMLTILAVVVASATLQASGGLDVMLQIAEKILRRNPRFLTILAPFVTCFLTILCGTGHVVYTMMPIIYDIAIKNGIRPERPMAASSISSQMGIIASPVSVAVVSLTAFLLNATSPLAGFDGYVDLLAITIPSTLCGVLMVGIFSWFRGKDLDKDEVFQEKLKDPEFKKYVYGDAKTLLGVKLPFKDWLAMWIFLGAIAIVAILGAFPELRPAFEVKGALKPMSMVDTIQMFMLLAGAALLIFTDVDAGKIGKNEIFRSGMIALVAVFGISWMADTMFAVHTPMMKTALGSVVQEHPWTYAIMLLLISKFVNSQAAAIAAFVPLALGIGVHPAIIVAFAPACYGYYILPTYPSDLATIQFDRSGTTHIGKFVINHSFILPGLIGVFSSCVFGYIFATFAGYL from the coding sequence ATGGATTTTTTAGTAAATCTTAGTGAAGGGTGGCAATTTACCATTCAACTAATTGTTGTTTTGATTTGTCTTTTTTATGGGGCGAAAAAGGGCGGAATTGCCTTAGGATTATTAGGTGGAATCGGACTTTTAGTCTTAGCATTTGGATTTAATGTTGCACCGGGTAAGCCGGCTGTTTCTGTTATGCTTACGATTTTGGCAGTAGTTGTTGCAAGTGCGACATTACAAGCAAGCGGTGGTTTAGATGTAATGCTACAAATTGCAGAAAAAATCTTGCGTAGAAACCCTAGATTTTTGACTATTTTAGCACCATTTGTTACTTGCTTTCTTACAATTTTATGTGGAACAGGGCATGTTGTTTATACAATGATGCCAATTATCTATGATATTGCAATTAAAAATGGAATTCGTCCAGAACGCCCAATGGCAGCTTCTTCTATTTCATCACAAATGGGGATTATCGCAAGCCCGGTGTCTGTTGCTGTGGTTTCACTCACCGCATTTTTGCTAAATGCGACAAGTCCATTAGCAGGATTTGATGGTTATGTGGATTTGCTTGCAATTACGATTCCATCTACATTATGTGGTGTTTTGATGGTTGGAATTTTTTCTTGGTTTAGGGGCAAAGATTTAGATAAAGATGAAGTTTTTCAAGAAAAATTAAAAGATCCAGAGTTTAAAAAATATGTCTATGGAGATGCAAAAACACTTTTAGGTGTTAAACTTCCTTTTAAAGATTGGCTTGCGATGTGGATTTTCTTAGGTGCAATTGCTATTGTTGCTATTCTTGGTGCTTTCCCAGAGCTTCGCCCAGCTTTTGAAGTAAAAGGCGCATTAAAGCCTATGAGTATGGTTGATACTATTCAAATGTTTATGCTTTTAGCGGGAGCGGCGTTGTTAATTTTTACAGATGTCGATGCAGGTAAAATTGGTAAAAATGAGATTTTCCGTTCTGGTATGATTGCGCTTGTTGCGGTGTTTGGAATCTCTTGGATGGCAGATACAATGTTTGCTGTGCATACGCCGATGATGAAAACAGCACTTGGTAGCGTGGTGCAAGAACATCCTTGGACTTATGCGATTATGCTTTTATTAATTTCTAAATTTGTTAATTCTCAAGCAGCAGCAATTGCAGCATTTGTGCCATTAGCATTAGGAATTGGTGTGCATCCAGCAATTATTGTAGCCTTTGCACCAGCTTGCTATGGATATTATATTTTACCAACCTATCCAAGTGACTTAGCAACAATTCAGTTTGACCGCTCAGGCACAACACATATTGGAAAATTTGTTATTAATCATAGCTTTATTTTGCCCGGATTAATTGGGGTTTTCTCATCTTGTGTGTTTGGTTATATCTTTGCAACATTTGCGGGGTATTTGTAA